In one window of Chryseobacterium phocaeense DNA:
- a CDS encoding orotate phosphoribosyltransferase, translating into MNLEGRKIIVNKSSKELSEILKSPENYKDFMPDGLQKFETKDNGFKFGLQGMPEIALKIDEVNEQKAVLKSASSSLDFSLTATLNPVSENQTEVQMLFEGKFNPFIKMMVEKPLQNFINTLTDKIEAYK; encoded by the coding sequence ATGAATTTAGAAGGACGAAAAATTATTGTCAATAAATCATCTAAAGAACTCTCTGAAATACTAAAATCGCCTGAAAACTATAAAGATTTTATGCCGGACGGTCTTCAGAAGTTTGAAACCAAGGATAACGGGTTCAAATTCGGACTTCAGGGAATGCCGGAAATTGCTTTGAAAATAGATGAAGTGAACGAGCAGAAAGCCGTTTTAAAGTCAGCAAGTTCCAGCCTTGATTTTTCATTAACAGCCACTTTGAATCCTGTAAGTGAAAACCAGACAGAAGTTCAGATGCTTTTTGAAGGAAAATTCAACCCTTTTATCAAAATGATGGTAGAAAAGCCGCTGCAGAATTTTATCAACACATTAACCGATAAGATCGAAGCTTACAAATAA
- a CDS encoding NUDIX hydrolase produces the protein MSKHPGYLEKELRYESFTTLEIALDLLENTSVKELNVFGENIEEIWNEFQKLFRIIEAAGGLVSNPQGELLFIKRLGKWDLPKGKMEKGESREESAVREIEEETGLKEVKLVKFINTTYHIYIERNGEKILKCTHWFEMTFDGEDTSKPQIEEGITEVAWKNTTQIEDEVFPSTFQNIKLIVKDLWHSK, from the coding sequence GTGTCTAAGCACCCCGGGTATCTTGAAAAAGAGCTTAGGTACGAAAGTTTCACAACTTTAGAAATAGCATTGGATCTTTTGGAGAACACTTCTGTAAAAGAGCTGAATGTTTTTGGTGAGAATATCGAAGAGATCTGGAATGAATTTCAAAAGCTTTTCAGGATTATAGAAGCTGCCGGTGGTCTGGTAAGCAATCCTCAGGGCGAACTTCTTTTCATTAAAAGGCTGGGCAAATGGGACCTTCCGAAAGGCAAGATGGAAAAAGGTGAATCCCGTGAAGAATCTGCTGTACGGGAAATTGAGGAAGAAACGGGTCTTAAAGAGGTGAAGCTGGTAAAATTCATCAACACCACCTATCACATTTACATCGAAAGGAACGGGGAAAAGATTCTTAAATGCACCCATTGGTTTGAAATGACCTTCGATGGCGAGGACACTTCAAAACCACAGATAGAGGAAGGTATCACAGAAGTAGCCTGGAAAAATACCACCCAGATTGAGGATGAAGTATTTCCAAGCACTTTCCAGAATATCAAACTGATCGTCAAAGATCTCTGGCATTCTAAATAG
- a CDS encoding UDP-N-acetylmuramoyl-tripeptide--D-alanyl-D-alanine ligase, producing the protein MIIEQFYPLFLKSDKVTIDSRKVGVNDIFFAFSGDNFNAATLAEKAADDGALAVIVEQQEFENKEKNIFYVPSTLEFLQQLAVYHRNQLSIPVIGLTGSNGKTTTKEIIHAVLSEKFRVQYTFGNLNNHIGVPLTILSIKPDHEMAVIEMGANHQKEIELLCTIAQPDFGYITNFGKAHLEGFGGFEGVIKGKSELYDYLKSHQRTIVVNESDPIQKEKTEYYTPKITFGNEHSDYQFGLFSEEHFVGLEFQGEKAVSKLTGEYNFTNLCAAASLGLHFGISFDQIRHAIENYTPTNMRSQVVKKEGRTLVLDTYNANPSSMTASLHNFVTFEGRKTVIIGDMLELGDESEKEHQAILKLAQELAFDQIITVGKNFKMVNPSALSFENTAELIEYLQQNKIQSENILLKGSRGIALEKSIEFI; encoded by the coding sequence ATGATTATAGAACAGTTTTATCCTTTATTTTTAAAGTCTGATAAAGTAACGATTGACAGCAGGAAAGTAGGCGTAAATGATATTTTCTTTGCCTTCTCCGGTGATAACTTCAATGCGGCAACCCTGGCAGAAAAAGCGGCTGATGACGGTGCTTTAGCCGTGATCGTAGAACAGCAGGAATTTGAAAATAAAGAAAAAAATATCTTCTATGTTCCTTCCACATTGGAATTCCTGCAGCAGCTTGCCGTTTATCACAGAAATCAGCTGAGCATCCCGGTTATCGGGCTTACGGGAAGTAATGGGAAAACGACCACCAAGGAAATTATTCATGCAGTTCTTTCTGAGAAATTCAGGGTGCAGTATACCTTCGGGAATTTAAATAATCATATCGGAGTTCCGCTGACTATTCTTTCCATTAAACCAGATCATGAAATGGCGGTAATAGAGATGGGAGCCAATCATCAGAAAGAGATAGAACTCTTATGTACCATTGCTCAGCCGGATTTCGGTTACATCACCAATTTCGGGAAAGCCCATCTGGAGGGTTTTGGTGGATTTGAAGGCGTTATCAAAGGGAAATCTGAATTGTACGACTATCTGAAAAGCCATCAGCGTACCATTGTGGTGAATGAAAGTGATCCTATCCAAAAGGAGAAAACGGAATATTATACTCCGAAAATTACCTTTGGAAATGAGCATTCGGATTATCAGTTCGGATTGTTTTCAGAAGAACATTTTGTAGGACTGGAATTTCAGGGGGAGAAAGCCGTTTCAAAGCTGACGGGAGAATATAATTTTACCAATTTATGCGCAGCAGCGAGTCTTGGACTTCACTTCGGGATCAGCTTCGATCAGATCAGACACGCTATTGAAAATTATACGCCAACGAATATGCGTTCGCAGGTGGTTAAAAAAGAGGGGCGAACATTAGTCCTTGATACCTACAATGCCAATCCGAGTTCTATGACAGCCTCCCTGCATAACTTCGTAACCTTCGAAGGAAGAAAAACAGTAATTATCGGAGATATGCTTGAATTGGGGGATGAAAGCGAAAAAGAGCACCAGGCTATTCTGAAACTTGCTCAGGAACTGGCATTTGACCAGATCATTACCGTAGGAAAGAACTTTAAAATGGTCAATCCTTCTGCTTTGTCTTTTGAGAATACGGCGGAATTGATAGAATACCTTCAACAGAATAAAATCCAGTCCGAAAATATCCTGCTGAAAGGTTCAAGAGGAATTGCCCTTGAAAAATCGATCGAATTTATTTGA
- the gldJ gene encoding gliding motility lipoprotein GldJ, with protein sequence MKKLKLFSLIALSSTLALTSCGGSGTSKGGGTKKFVSKTGWKPNEKQGWFFAGKQQKQKGWPGMVYVEGGTFTMGLVKDDVMHDWNNTPRRMQVSSFFIGETEITNYEYREYLTWLKYVFPPSDPSFKEIYNGALPDTLLWDNKLARNDYNETYLRSPEFDYYPVVGVSWTQANRYCEWLTDRANEKALMQAGVIAKDLYINESNNQGGTAFNMDKFKSNDPEMQGYINEKRMQQKSGMKTTNQRLLAANRAPNASMVQKFRLPTEVEWEYAALGMAKNREYNQYLGKKPEIERLRGTKGRDKGMFLENFKMGTGDYSGISGWKNDGSAQTADVRQYPSNDLGIYGMYGNVSEWTADVYRPIIDEDFSDFNYYRGNMPQAVVRNGDGTYKMIDEGSIKYDTLADGRLVYRGLPGQFERETIADYRNYRDGDRQSSLEYYRASDSASAYDMYNSPKSRFVVDAGGKVKLLKDTKDRTSALSNDVRVVKGGSWQDTAYWLDPGQRRYKNQGKAYGWIGFRVAQDARASEKGRTRR encoded by the coding sequence ATGAAAAAACTAAAGTTGTTTTCATTAATAGCATTAAGTTCTACACTTGCATTAACCAGCTGTGGCGGATCCGGGACCAGCAAAGGAGGCGGTACTAAAAAATTTGTCAGCAAGACGGGTTGGAAACCAAACGAAAAACAAGGTTGGTTTTTTGCAGGAAAGCAACAAAAACAGAAGGGGTGGCCAGGAATGGTATATGTAGAAGGTGGAACTTTTACAATGGGATTAGTGAAAGATGATGTTATGCATGATTGGAATAACACACCGCGCAGAATGCAGGTAAGTTCATTCTTCATCGGAGAAACAGAAATTACTAACTACGAATACCGCGAATACCTTACATGGTTGAAGTACGTATTTCCACCAAGTGACCCGAGCTTCAAGGAGATCTATAATGGCGCTTTGCCGGATACTCTTTTATGGGACAACAAATTAGCTAGAAACGATTATAATGAAACGTATCTTCGTTCTCCGGAATTCGATTACTACCCGGTAGTAGGAGTTTCCTGGACGCAGGCGAACAGATATTGTGAATGGCTTACAGACAGAGCGAATGAAAAAGCTTTGATGCAGGCCGGTGTTATTGCGAAAGATTTGTATATCAACGAATCCAATAACCAGGGAGGAACTGCTTTCAACATGGATAAATTCAAATCCAATGATCCGGAAATGCAGGGATATATCAATGAGAAAAGAATGCAGCAGAAATCCGGTATGAAAACGACCAACCAGAGACTTCTTGCCGCAAACAGAGCTCCAAACGCTTCCATGGTTCAGAAGTTCAGACTTCCTACCGAAGTGGAATGGGAATATGCAGCTCTTGGTATGGCTAAAAACAGAGAATACAACCAATACTTAGGAAAAAAACCTGAAATCGAAAGATTAAGAGGTACTAAGGGTAGAGATAAAGGAATGTTCCTTGAAAACTTCAAAATGGGTACCGGTGACTATTCAGGGATCTCAGGATGGAAAAATGACGGATCTGCACAAACGGCGGATGTAAGACAATATCCTTCCAATGACCTGGGAATCTACGGTATGTACGGAAACGTATCTGAATGGACAGCTGACGTATACAGACCTATCATTGATGAAGATTTCAGCGATTTCAACTACTACAGAGGAAATATGCCTCAGGCTGTAGTGAGAAACGGTGACGGGACTTACAAAATGATTGACGAAGGAAGCATCAAGTATGATACATTAGCTGACGGCAGATTAGTGTACAGAGGACTTCCGGGACAGTTTGAAAGAGAAACTATCGCTGACTACAGAAATTACAGAGATGGTGACAGACAGTCTTCTTTAGAATATTACAGAGCTTCAGATTCAGCTTCAGCTTATGATATGTACAATTCTCCTAAGAGCAGATTTGTAGTAGATGCAGGAGGAAAAGTGAAACTTCTGAAAGATACTAAAGACAGAACTTCAGCGCTATCAAACGATGTAAGAGTAGTAAAAGGAGGTTCTTGGCAAGATACAGCTTACTGGCTGGATCCGGGACAAAGAAGATACAAAAACCAGGGCAAGGCTTACGGATGGATTGGATTCCGTGTTGCTCAGGATGCTAGAGCTAGCGAAAAAGGCAGAACTAGAAGATAA